A window of Thermosipho japonicus genomic DNA:
TGAAAAAAGTAAATTTAAGTACATACCTTGTTTTATGAAAAATTTAAAAAATTACAAGAATGGTATTTACATATTAAAAGGTCCAAGGCAGATTGGAAAAACAACAGTATTAAAACTTCTCATCAAAGATCTTATTGAAAAAAATGTTAATCCATCAAATATCCTTTATGTAACCCTTGATTTAATAAGCAACGAGAACGACCTTACGCAAATTCTAATTGATTATTTTTCCATTAAAAACAACATAAAAGAAAAAAAGTATTTGTTCCTTGATGAAATTTCAAGTGTAAATAATTGGCAGAAATCTATTAAATATCTATATGATACAGGAAGACTAGAAAATGCATTTGTAGTATTAACTGGCTCTTCTTCATATGATTTAAAAAAATCTTCTGAAAGACTTCCTGGAAGAAGGGAATTTGGGAAAGATATAGTGTATTTACCAGTTTCTTTTAAAGAGTATATTACTCAAAATCACAAGATCGACTTTCAGTACAAATTGGAAGATTTATTCGAAATTAGTGAAAAAGAGTTAAAAACATTAAATCTAAAACTTACAAGGTTTAAAGAAGATTTTAAAACATACATTAATACTGGAGGGTTTCCAAAAGTAATTAACGATTTCTTTGAAAATAACTCTATATCTGAAGAAACTTTAAATACATATACAAACTACTTGTATGGTGATATTGAACGGTTTAATCGTTCAAGGTTAATATTAAATCAATTACTTTTTAAGATTCCAGATTTAATAGGTCAACGTTTTTCCTGGAATTCTCTTTATAATGAAATTGAAGGAACTGGTTCGAAAAATACAATTGAGGATTACTTTACCTTATTAAGCATGAATTTTCTTTTTGGAATTTTATTTTTCTATGACTTTCCTAAAAAAACAATTAAACCTAAAAAGCAAAAAAAGATTTACCCAATAGATTTAATTATAACATTTGTTATAGAAAAAATTACTAACACCCAAATTAAATTACCTGTAAAAATTGAGCAAATTGTCTTTACCCACCTTTTAAAATACTCAAAAGATTTACCTGAGGGATTAATGTTATATAACGGACCATATTTTTGGTACTCTCAGAAAGGAAAGGAAATTGATTTCTTAATTAATCTAAAAAGTGACATTATTCCAATAGAAGTTAAATTTCAAAACAACATTTCTCCTTCTGATTACTTAACAATGAAAAAAGTATTTCAAAAAGGTATTTTAATAACAAAAAATAGTGTATTTAAAAAGGATAATATAGTAGCACTTCCAATTGAATCATTTTTACTTATTACGTAAAATTTCAAAACCGGATTTTTTATAATTATAGTTTAAACTATTATAGTTCAAACTATAATATTTTTGACAATAATATGGTATAATCTTTTCGAGGCGATATTATGAAATTTGTTGATAGAATTGACGAAATAAAATTTTTAGAAAAAGAGTACAATAAAAAAACTTCTTCCTTTATAGTATTGTATGGCAGAAGAAGAGTGGGAAAGACAAGACTTATAAAAGAATTCATCAAAAACAAAGATAGTGTATATTTTTTGGCAACCGAGGAAAGTGAAACAGAAAATATTAAAACATTCCAAAATATCCTCTATTCAAAATATAAAATCCCACTGCTTGATAATAACAAATTATTAAGCTGGAATGACCTTTTTTATATAATTTCAACCTTAAAATTTGAGAAAAAACTAATTATAGTGATAGATGAATTCCAATATTTATTAAAGTCTAATAAAGGCTTTTCATCTATTTTGCAAAAAGCATGGGATGAATATTTGAAAGATAAAAATATAATGCTAATTATTTCTGGATCGGCACTTTCTATGATAAAAAGAGAAGTTCTTTCATATTCAAGTCCACTATATGGAAGAAGAACTGGTCAAATAAATCTTAAGCCAATTAAATTTAAATATTTCAAAGAGTTTTTTGAAAATAAAAATATTGACTTAATAAAACTCTATTCTTTAACTGGGGGAATTCCAAAATATATAGAAATATTAGAATTAAAAGAGAATATATACGACACTATTAAAGAAAATTTTTTAAACGTTAATTCTTATCTATTCGAAGAGCCCTATCTTTTACTGGAAAAAGAGTTGAAAGATATAGGATCATATTTTTCAATAATAAAGGTCATCGCGAACGGAAATAATAAACTCTCAAAAATTTCAGCAAGCCTTGGCATAAAGCAAACATCTCTAAGCTATTATCTAAACAATCTAATCGAGCTTGATATATTGGAAAGAGAAGTTCCGATTTTAGAAAAAAATCCACAAACAAGTAAAAAAGGAATATATAAAATAAAAGATAATTTTTTAAATTTTTGGTTTAAGTTTATATATCCGTATAAAAGTTATATAGAAATTGGAAACATTGATTTTGTTATGAACATAATAAAAAAATCCTTTATTGAAAGACATGTAAGCTTTATATTCGAAGATATCAGTAGAGAAGAATTGATAGATTTAAATTTAAATGATAAATTACCAGTGAAATTATCAAAAATTGGAAGATGGTGGGACAAAAACTTGGAAATTGATATTGTAGGAGTAGACAAAGAAAATAAACCAATTCTTTTTGGAGAGTGTAAATATACAAAAAAACCAGTAGATTTAGATGTGTATTATGTTTTGGTAGAGAAATCAAAAAAGCTTTTAAAAGATAACAATCATAATAATTTGTATTTTGTTTTCTTTTCGTATAATGGATATACAAAAAATTTTATAGATAAAGCAAAAAAGGAAAAAAATATACTTATTTTTGAAGGAGATTTATCCGAAAATTATTAAGATTTAGCAAGGTAAAAAAGCTAGCGATTTTTTGAAATCTAAAACTTAATATATTCTCTAAAAAACCTAACAAAATCATTAAAAAATTTCTTTATAGCACTCCACTTTTCTTCAACTTCTCTAAAATCTTTATTTTTTTCTGCATCTTCAAAATAAACTAAAGCTTTAAGAAAAATAAGAGGATTATATCCTTTATATTTAGTCTCAAGCATCGAAACTAGCTCCTTGATAGTCCATCTATGAATATTAATTAAAAACCAAAGATCCTAGAAATCTTTTTTTAGTCCTCTTTGAGCTATAGCACTCATTTTCATACATGCAATATCTTCATCACTTGCCAAATAAAGCTTTCCAACTTTATCAGGTTGCTTTAAAAGCGGGTATTTATATTCAAATAAGGAAACCTTAATATCGTCTAACTCAAATATAAGCGCCTGAGGTTCTAACAATTTCTACGTTCAGTTTCCTGTATATTGTATTTTCATATACATTTGAAAAATCTTTATCTGGAAATAGTTGAAACATCTAAAAATTTAAAAATATTAAACAAAAGTGTCGTTATTTATCGAATAGATTAGACAAAAGCGTGCGCTTTTATCGAATGTGGTCGAAAAAAAAGAACAGTTTGTGTTATAATTTTATTGAAATACAATACAAAAAGGGGATGAATAAAATGAATTTTGATGATTTATACATAATGAACCCCTGGTGGAAATTTAAAAATGAAGTTTATAACGATAAACACATAGTTTCATTTGAAAATAGTAAATTCAAGTATTATCCAGAAAAATTATTTAGAGAAATAGATTTATCAAATCCTGGTATATACACCTTAAGAGGCCCCAGACAAATAGGAAAAACTACATTTCTAAAGCTTTTAACAAAAAAACTCATTAAAAATAACGCAAACCCATTAAATATATTCTATCTAACATGTGACGGTTTAAAAGACAGACATGAATTAACAGAAATTCTCAAAGTTTATTTTCAAACATACAACACACCAAAAGAAGAAATGAAATATATTTTTCTAGACGAAGTAACTTCAATAGAAGACTGGCAATATTCAATAAAATATTTGGCAGATATTGGACTTTTAGATAATTCTTTGCTAATTCTTACAGGTTCATCGGCATACGATTTAAAAAGCTCAAGTGAAAGACTTCCTGGAAGAAAAGGGTATGGAAAAGATTTAGTTTATCTTCCAATAACTTTCAGAGAATTTTTAAAAAACTTAAAGGTTGAAATTGAGAAAAAAGAAATTGAAGAAATTTTATCTCTGTCTGAAGAAGAATTAAAATCATTACAATTTAAATATTCATATATTCAAGAATATTTCTTAAAATATATAAATTGTGGTGGTTTTCCTACAATTATTGATGAATTTCTTAATACTGGAACAATCAGTGAATTAACAAGAAAAATTTACAAAGATTTTATCTTGGGAGATGCAGAAAAATACATAAAATCAAGGACGAGTATTATAGAAATCTTCAAAAAGATTCCAGATATAATAGGCCAGCGATTTTCTTGGAATTCTTTAAAAGAACATTTAAGTGGTGTTTTTGAAAGTGTTGATACCGTACAAAAATACTTTGGATATTTTGGATACAGCTTTATCTTTTCAACTCTTTTCTTTGTGGACATTTCCAAAAAAACAATAAAGCCAAAAAAACAAAAGAAAATTTATCCAGTGGATAATATCGTAAATTTAGTAATTTACGACTTAACTGGAAAAGAAATAGGACTGCCTCAACGCATTGAAATGTTAACCCTTAACCACATTTTAAAAAATGAAGACGTAGTTGATAATGGTTTAAACTTATACCACGGTCCCTTTTTTTGGTATTCCGATCGCGGTAACGAAATTGATTTTGTTTTTGATTACAAAGGAAAATTAATTCCCATTGAAGTAAAATACCAAAATAAGATAAATAAATTTGATTATTTTGGCATGAAAAAAGTTTTTAAAAAAGGGATTTTAATAACTAAAGATACAGCTTTTAAAGATGAAAATATAGTTGGAATTCCTGCATGGTTATTTTTTGCTGTTAAAGAATAAAAATAACTTTGGAATTTTTTACATAGTATTTTACAAGGTTGACAAGATTAATCTTTGAGCAAGGCATAGCCAGCATAAGTAGCTTTTATTAGCGACTTTTACTTATCTTTAAACCTGAATTTTTCAAAACAATCTTTTCTTTTGTCACATCTATATACATATTTTCTACAATAGTCACATTGTCACAAAATATGTTATAATGACTTTAGGGGTGATCAATGTGGAAAATAAAAAGCTTAAATATATAGTTGAAGCCTTATTTGACAAACCGATTGATGACAAAGAGCTTTTAGTAAACAGAAAAAAGCAACTGGAACACTTAAATAAAATTGCATATTTTCAGCCAATGGGCATCTTTGGGGTATGCGGTGAAACAGGCGTTGGAAAAACAACTACACTAAACTTTATCAATGCAGAAAATGCAAAAAGACTATATATACTAATTACTGAAAAAGACTCTAAGGAAGTAATAATAGGTGATTTTCTATACAAACTTTCTCTTTTAGAAATAAATTCAAAAAATAAAAAGGTTAGAAAATTAGCAACTGAGGCAAGAGATTTTATACTGAACGAAATGAGTTACAATACCTCATACGGTGGTGGAGTTAGTTTTGCTGCAAATGTTTCATATGAAAAATCAATAAACAATAAAAAGAGATTTAATATTTATTCAGTTAAAGAATACATCGACAATCTCTTATCTTTGCTAATAGAAGAATATGGCAAAGTATTGATCATAATAGATGAACTAGATAAGGAAAAAAAAGAAGAAGTTTTAAATATTTTAGATTCTCTAAAAAGTGTTTTGTTTAAAGAAAATATAATAACAATTGTTTCATTACCATTTTCTATATATAGAGAATATTCAAATGATAGAATGAGGTGGAATGAAAGCGGTAATTTAGAAAATATATTTAAAGATATGGTCTTTCTTGAACCATTAACATCAGAAGATATTAAAAAGATGATTCTAAAAAGAATAAAAGAATACCCTGATTACTTTGAAATGGACGCACTAGATGAAATAGCAACTTTCAGCGATGGAAATCCAAGAGATGCTCTGTGGATAGCACAGCAAGTAGTACTCTTTAATACCGATAAAAATAAAATTACCAAAGAGTTAGTTAAAAAAGGAATAAGAAGAATAATCTCTCAAAACCTTAACAATTCACTGTCTTTTACAGATATACAAAAAACAATATTAAAAGAGCTTGCAAAAGAACCGGTAGATAGAACTACACTTGTCAAAAGGCTCGAAAAAAAGGTAAAACGCCAGACTGTTTATACATACATTAACAGAATGAAAGATGAAGGTATTATACTTGAAAAATCTGGAATACTGTATTTACCATCAAAGATAAAATATTATGTAGAAATTCTTTAAATTTGTCACAGCTTTAGACAAAATTATTCGATTGTCACACAGTCACAAATAAACTTTAGAATCCTCTTGCATAAAAGTCATTTAACGCTAAAAATATTAAGTTAGCACATGATAAGGAGAGTTTAAAAAATAAATTATTCATCTTGAATGAAAAAGTCTCTGGCTTTATTTAATTCATAATAAACTTTTGAGCCTTTACCTTTTCTTTTTAAAATACCTTTATCTACCATATTTTTCAAAATATCTCTTGCTCTTCTTTCTTTTACATTAAAAAGTTGTTCAACATCAACTCTAGTAATCTTATCATTCTTATAAAGAAAATCCAATATTTTATTTTCATACCCGGCACTATCCGGCACTCCCCCGGCACTATCCGGCACTCCCCCGGCACTATCCGGCACTTTGTAAATTATTACTTTAAAAAATGCTCCGTCATCAATAAATTCTGGTTCTTTTAAATTTCTTGCCTTACATAATTCCACAATTCTCTTTATTCCCGTTCCCCACTGTTCAACATAACCTATTTCTTTAAAAAATCTTGCAATAACTCTATTTCTAATTTCTGAGCGACCTTGCAGAATAAGATCAACACTTAGATTCCCCGGAAGTCCACCCGGAGAAGTTATTTCAACTCTATCATCAAAAATTGCAAGTTTGATATCTGATCCTTTAATCGAATAGTCCCTATGAACAACAGCATTCACTAAAGCTTCTCTGATTGCTTCAATTGGAACAATATAACTATCTTCCCTTTTTAATCCTTTTATCTCTCCTCTTTTTTCAATGTGTTCCATGGCAAAGTTGAATGCACTTTCAACTTGCTTATAAAGAGGTCCAGAATACTCTTTTTGATCAATAAATTCTTTTGTGGATAAGCTAATTCCTTTAAATCTTGCACAGCTAATTTTGGCATAATCAAAAAGATTATTTTTACCAATTAACAGTGCCCCACCCACTGTTAAATAATCTCTTTGCCTTATATTCTTCAATATTTTTAGATTATATAAATCAGACTTTGTCAATTTTTTACCCGTTAAGTTTAGAAAATCTTTTTTTAGATTAGAAATTTCCTTTTCATTATAGCTTGCATCATAGATTATATCTTCATCATAAGACATGTTAAATTTTTGCCTCTCAAGCGACCGTATTATCTCTTCACTTGCTTTTCTTGTTGTGGCTCCAATTCTAATATATACTTCCTTAGTTTTACTTTTCAAATAATACGGTTTTTGTGGTCCAGGATAAATTTCAACCACAAGTAGTTTTTTATTCCCAACATTTTCAATATATATTTCAGGTATAATCGTCGGAAAGCATTTATCATGTATCATGTTTGTTATACTATCCATTAAAGAAAAAATTTCATCTTCCAAAATTCCAACTATCTCTCTTGTTTTATCTTTTATTCCAAAAATTATTTTTCCACCTGAACCATTAGCAAATGCTACAACAGTTTTCAAAAAAGATTCCTTATTCTTAGCAGAAAGCCTTTCTTTAAATTCTAAATTTTTACCTTCACCTTTTCTAATTTCAGAAAGTATCATACTTCCACCTCAATCAAAAAATTAGATAAACCCTTTGATTAACCATATTATATTCAAATACAAATATTACATATGGGTTAATAACACTTTGGAAAAGAAACATCAAAAAACTAGGATTTTTATTTATTCTTATCTTAAAAACTCTATTATTTGTAATTTGTAATACCATCTGAAATATATCTTAAAGTATTAATCTAACTTTATTAATTAAAAACTAAAACTAACAATCAACTAATTTTGCTGGAAAATTTTATATTATAAAAAAGTCACAAATAAAAAAATGTATCTGCTACTTTAACCCATGAAAAATGTTAAACCTTTTGACTTTAGAATCTAAACTATTGTCCACAAATTTAATTACTCCTTAATATATAATTCCTTAACAAAATGAATTCAAAGTTTGTAGATTTTAAGCATATTTAGAACTTCACCATATTTTTATCTTAATTAGTTCAACCTATTATTTTCATTATATCAAATAATTTATTAGAAAAATATTACGTGAAAAAAATGCTCAAAACACCAGAAAAGTTAAATTTCAATTTTTAATTCAAAAAGTAGTTTTTAGTTTATAAAAATTTTGTGCTTTTTATTAGTTTTTAGCTATAAGTTAAAATGATTTTTATAAAAATATTAATGAACAATGTTAAATGCACTAATCTTTAAAATTTTTTAACAATTTTCCTTTTTCTAACTTATAATTTTCAAGCTCCACTATTTTTTCCTTATTATTTGTATCCCACAAAAAGAGTAATTTTTCTTCTTTTATTTTCAACGTAGCTCCATTTATCATATTTTCTATATCTACAATTAATTCACCCATTTTATCTAAGTTTTCACTATTAAATTCTTCTTCATTAATTTCCAAAAAATTATATTTTTTGAATTTTGAAATTTCTTCACATTCATTTATGTACTCTAATTTCAAAAGTCCTAAGCCATATTTTATATCCCCACCAACAAATATTTCAAGCCCACTCTTTAAAAAACTTAATAATTTTTGATCTTTAACATTTAAAATTCCAACCCAATAAAGTGAAATATTATCATCTAACTCTCTTACAAATTCTTCCCTTGGCCTTGGCAAAATCACATCGATCTCGTGAAGAGATTCATCCTTGGCAGATCTAAGTACCGGCGATATTGCCGTTGAAATAATCGTATCAACAAACATTGTTCTAAATTTTTCTTCTGAAAAATTTCCCAAATAAAGTTTTCCATCCCTTAAACTTAAAAATAAAACATTATTTCCTCTTTTATCAAAAGAAGGCCAAAAACACGAAATTTCTTCAAAAACCTTGTCTATATCTTCATAGCTTCCTGTATACAAACCATATATGTTTGTTAAAGCACCCCACATTGTCCATCCAGGAATAAATACTCTTGTCTCATTAATAACCCCATATCTTTTATAGCCAATATGAATTGGCTGAACTTGTTTAAATACCAATTTATACCAAGTACCTTTACTAGCACTTTCCATATTATTCACCACCATTTTTACCTTTACCCATTGCCTTCACATGATATCTTGAATATACAAGAACTTTTTCAAGTACATCCTTGAAAAATAAAAGTTTTTCCAGATCTTCCGACAATTTCTCAAAAAACTTTTCAGATAAGCCTTTATCATTTTTATCTAAAATTCCAAATGATATTATTAACTCTTTTAAACCATTAAAAATTTTATCCCAAAATTCTTTATTCTTTTCATCTTTTAATATGTTTCTTGAAAATATCCAAAGAGCATACACGCCATAATTTGACAAAACTCCAAGCATTTTATTAACATTATTCTCATTTTTTAAATATTTAACAATTTCAAAACTAGTTTTGTTTATACTTGCTTCAAGATTTTTCATTGCTATCTCCCCCGTTACTTTTATTAAGTTTTGTTAAAACTTTCATCCTCCCAAATCCTCTAGTTGTCATGCCTCCTACACCGAGTGTTTCGTAATACTTTTTAGAATCTTCCAACATTTTAAAAACAAATTCTTTTGATGGCAAGTCTTCATTTAACTTACTGCGATCAAAAAATCTTATCTCACCATAAAAAATGGTACCTCTTGGAATTGCTTCAGAAGTAAAAAGTGCACCTTCTTTGGCTGCTCCTGTTATTGGATTAATAGATACCGATGTTCTTACTTCTAAATTAGAGTTTATTATCTGTGAAATAAGATAGTCAGGAACGATTACTATATCACTTAGAGAAATGGCTCCTTCCAATAAAGATAGATCTATATTAGTTCCCACTTTTTTGTACGGAAAATATAACCATCCAAGATTGATATGACCTTCCTTATCACCTTCATCAGTAACTGCATAAC
This region includes:
- a CDS encoding ATP-binding protein, whose translation is MDFSYVYSQNPWWEDSKSIYLDMHIRKFEKSKFKYIPCFMKNLKNYKNGIYILKGPRQIGKTTVLKLLIKDLIEKNVNPSNILYVTLDLISNENDLTQILIDYFSIKNNIKEKKYLFLDEISSVNNWQKSIKYLYDTGRLENAFVVLTGSSSYDLKKSSERLPGRREFGKDIVYLPVSFKEYITQNHKIDFQYKLEDLFEISEKELKTLNLKLTRFKEDFKTYINTGGFPKVINDFFENNSISEETLNTYTNYLYGDIERFNRSRLILNQLLFKIPDLIGQRFSWNSLYNEIEGTGSKNTIEDYFTLLSMNFLFGILFFYDFPKKTIKPKKQKKIYPIDLIITFVIEKITNTQIKLPVKIEQIVFTHLLKYSKDLPEGLMLYNGPYFWYSQKGKEIDFLINLKSDIIPIEVKFQNNISPSDYLTMKKVFQKGILITKNSVFKKDNIVALPIESFLLIT
- a CDS encoding ATP-binding protein, with translation MKFVDRIDEIKFLEKEYNKKTSSFIVLYGRRRVGKTRLIKEFIKNKDSVYFLATEESETENIKTFQNILYSKYKIPLLDNNKLLSWNDLFYIISTLKFEKKLIIVIDEFQYLLKSNKGFSSILQKAWDEYLKDKNIMLIISGSALSMIKREVLSYSSPLYGRRTGQINLKPIKFKYFKEFFENKNIDLIKLYSLTGGIPKYIEILELKENIYDTIKENFLNVNSYLFEEPYLLLEKELKDIGSYFSIIKVIANGNNKLSKISASLGIKQTSLSYYLNNLIELDILEREVPILEKNPQTSKKGIYKIKDNFLNFWFKFIYPYKSYIEIGNIDFVMNIIKKSFIERHVSFIFEDISREELIDLNLNDKLPVKLSKIGRWWDKNLEIDIVGVDKENKPILFGECKYTKKPVDLDVYYVLVEKSKKLLKDNNHNNLYFVFFSYNGYTKNFIDKAKKEKNILIFEGDLSENY
- a CDS encoding ATP-binding protein, with the protein product MNFDDLYIMNPWWKFKNEVYNDKHIVSFENSKFKYYPEKLFREIDLSNPGIYTLRGPRQIGKTTFLKLLTKKLIKNNANPLNIFYLTCDGLKDRHELTEILKVYFQTYNTPKEEMKYIFLDEVTSIEDWQYSIKYLADIGLLDNSLLILTGSSAYDLKSSSERLPGRKGYGKDLVYLPITFREFLKNLKVEIEKKEIEEILSLSEEELKSLQFKYSYIQEYFLKYINCGGFPTIIDEFLNTGTISELTRKIYKDFILGDAEKYIKSRTSIIEIFKKIPDIIGQRFSWNSLKEHLSGVFESVDTVQKYFGYFGYSFIFSTLFFVDISKKTIKPKKQKKIYPVDNIVNLVIYDLTGKEIGLPQRIEMLTLNHILKNEDVVDNGLNLYHGPFFWYSDRGNEIDFVFDYKGKLIPIEVKYQNKINKFDYFGMKKVFKKGILITKDTAFKDENIVGIPAWLFFAVKE
- a CDS encoding P-loop NTPase fold protein; protein product: MENKKLKYIVEALFDKPIDDKELLVNRKKQLEHLNKIAYFQPMGIFGVCGETGVGKTTTLNFINAENAKRLYILITEKDSKEVIIGDFLYKLSLLEINSKNKKVRKLATEARDFILNEMSYNTSYGGGVSFAANVSYEKSINNKKRFNIYSVKEYIDNLLSLLIEEYGKVLIIIDELDKEKKEEVLNILDSLKSVLFKENIITIVSLPFSIYREYSNDRMRWNESGNLENIFKDMVFLEPLTSEDIKKMILKRIKEYPDYFEMDALDEIATFSDGNPRDALWIAQQVVLFNTDKNKITKELVKKGIRRIISQNLNNSLSFTDIQKTILKELAKEPVDRTTLVKRLEKKVKRQTVYTYINRMKDEGIILEKSGILYLPSKIKYYVEIL
- a CDS encoding AlbA family DNA-binding domain-containing protein, giving the protein MILSEIRKGEGKNLEFKERLSAKNKESFLKTVVAFANGSGGKIIFGIKDKTREIVGILEDEIFSLMDSITNMIHDKCFPTIIPEIYIENVGNKKLLVVEIYPGPQKPYYLKSKTKEVYIRIGATTRKASEEIIRSLERQKFNMSYDEDIIYDASYNEKEISNLKKDFLNLTGKKLTKSDLYNLKILKNIRQRDYLTVGGALLIGKNNLFDYAKISCARFKGISLSTKEFIDQKEYSGPLYKQVESAFNFAMEHIEKRGEIKGLKREDSYIVPIEAIREALVNAVVHRDYSIKGSDIKLAIFDDRVEITSPGGLPGNLSVDLILQGRSEIRNRVIARFFKEIGYVEQWGTGIKRIVELCKARNLKEPEFIDDGAFFKVIIYKVPDSAGGVPDSAGGVPDSAGYENKILDFLYKNDKITRVDVEQLFNVKERRARDILKNMVDKGILKRKGKGSKVYYELNKARDFFIQDE